A region of Candidatus Diapherotrites archaeon DNA encodes the following proteins:
- a CDS encoding AAA family ATPase: protein MEQNLFEQEANRQSVFLDRDKITPHYTPDHILFRDEQIKTMTTVLGVALGGKKPDNLFIYGKTGAGKTSTARHVLKDLAEFAKKNAEGKGTSDNSGIQTCYINCRTHNSKYKVLLKAIKDFYPNDNFMGYSATFVYEKLLEFAQTKKCVVVMALDEIDKLKDLDDLIYSLTRCNDELESGAVSLIGISNNLMFKDRLDPRSKSSLCEQEIVFPAYNAQELKEILSERAKVAFRENSVEDSAISLASAIAAKESGDARTAVMLLLRAGEIADKKGVGHVTEEEVKQAKKKVEEEVILNMISTLPRQQQLVLYSIARLARRKSGVRKITGEENESVMFSGDVYNEYVGIAKQLKETVVSSRWYRQYISELEMFGLIVSTMSGKGIRGTTRLIKLGFDAKKIKDALEIEIFGGVQY from the coding sequence TTGGAGCAGAACTTATTCGAGCAGGAAGCCAACAGGCAAAGCGTTTTCCTTGACAGGGACAAGATAACGCCGCATTACACGCCTGACCACATCCTGTTCAGGGACGAGCAGATAAAAACCATGACCACCGTTCTGGGAGTGGCGCTCGGCGGAAAAAAGCCGGACAACCTTTTCATCTACGGAAAGACCGGCGCGGGCAAGACTTCCACTGCAAGGCATGTTTTGAAGGATTTGGCGGAGTTCGCCAAAAAAAACGCGGAAGGCAAAGGCACTTCTGACAATTCCGGAATACAGACCTGTTACATCAACTGCAGGACGCATAACTCCAAATACAAGGTTCTGCTGAAAGCAATCAAGGATTTTTACCCGAACGACAATTTCATGGGTTACTCCGCAACTTTCGTTTACGAAAAACTCCTCGAATTCGCGCAGACAAAAAAATGCGTCGTTGTAATGGCGTTGGATGAAATCGACAAGCTGAAAGACCTGGATGACCTGATTTATTCTCTGACAAGGTGCAATGACGAACTTGAAAGCGGCGCGGTTTCCCTTATAGGCATTTCAAACAACCTGATGTTCAAGGACCGCCTTGATCCGAGAAGCAAGAGCTCTTTGTGCGAGCAGGAAATCGTTTTTCCGGCTTACAACGCCCAGGAACTGAAAGAAATACTATCCGAAAGGGCGAAGGTAGCGTTCAGGGAAAACTCCGTTGAGGATTCCGCCATAAGCCTTGCCTCGGCGATTGCGGCAAAGGAATCGGGGGACGCGCGCACTGCGGTAATGCTGCTCTTGCGCGCCGGCGAAATTGCGGACAAGAAAGGCGTCGGCCACGTTACGGAAGAGGAAGTCAAGCAGGCGAAAAAAAAGGTCGAGGAAGAAGTCATACTCAACATGATTTCAACCCTGCCGAGGCAGCAGCAGCTTGTCCTGTATTCGATTGCGAGGCTGGCGCGCAGGAAAAGCGGGGTCAGAAAGATTACGGGCGAGGAAAACGAAAGCGTGATGTTTTCCGGAGACGTCTACAACGAATACGTCGGAATAGCCAAGCAGCTGAAGGAAACCGTTGTGAGTTCGCGCTGGTACCGCCAGTATATTTCCGAACTGGAAATGTTCGGCCTGATCGTCTCGACAATGTCGGGAAAAGGCATCCGCGGAACGACCCGGTTGATAAAGCTGGGCTTTGACGCGAAAAAAATCAAGGACGCTTTGGAAATCGAAATCTTCGGCGGAGTGCAGTACTAG